In the Besnoitia besnoiti strain Bb-Ger1 chromosome IX, whole genome shotgun sequence genome, aggcgcgcggagacgcgcaccAGGCCAAGTTGTCCAGGCAACTGCGGCGAGCGattcagccgcgcgcgacaaaGAAACGGTCGCGCGTGCAGccgcagggggggggagcgctgccgcagcgaagaaaaacaCCCGAAACTAGCAAACATCAAGACGCTCAAGAAAGCCAGCAGTCTGCGTCCCGGGACACCACGCCCCGCACAGAAGACCTCGTCTGGGAAGTGATCTGAGATCCGTCAACTGCGAGACAACGCGCAATCTCTCGAGGGTACGCACGCTCCTTTTTCTGTGTTCCCTGCTGCTTTTAAGCGCTCTCGTCCtttcgcgccgctcgcggtgcCTCTCTGGCTCCTTTCTGCTTGCTGAATTCCTTGTCAGTGTCTTTTCGAACCCTCATCGGAAGACGACTTCCCTCTACATGTGGTTTGAATGGAGCTCGCCAGAGTtcgccgagagcgaggctGAGGTatgcgccttcgctctgcgcagAAAACGCTGGATAGCAGAATTCACAATGGCAGAGTTCGCGTTAGCTCTCTCGCTTGGCGTCGCACTCCCCGCCTGCTTCAGCGTCCTCCAACTCCTCGAGGTAGTCGTCGATCGGGAACTTAAGGATCGCTGCCACGCCAGAGAGCATGTTGAGTTCTGCGGCGAGGCAACGCAGTGGGAAGAAAGACAGATTCAATGAaagcgagacacgcgcgtcGGATCACGCAACCCATCCAGTAGCGCCCGTCCCCAAGGCGGGAAATACGACGCGTAGGGCGGAGCAGCGCTgtcggcgcagagagagagcacGTGAGCGAGAAACAGCCAAGAACACGAGAAGGCATATTCTGGCAGTGGAGCAGGGTTCTGCCTTGCTAGCCGAGATGCGAACAATCGCCGAtcgcggacgccgcgaggAACTGAGGCCTGCGATAACGTGCCTAACGTCGCCAAGCAACGCCAGGGAAAAAGTAGCTCTACGGTTCTTTTCCGTTTTCTCACTCCAGTTACATCTTGTAATTCTGGTTCGTCTCCTTACGTTCGCCGCTCGTGTGCTGATCAGAGAAGGTcagcgcttctccgccgccccgctcGACTTCCTCCACGAGGCGAACGTAGCGCCTGCGctcggccgcgtcgctcgacCTAAGTAGTCAAACATTAGATAATAAGTGGAAAGGATAAATTAGGGCCATCTGCACATCTTTGTTGAGGCCATCTGTTGCATAGTTTTTTTACGCCTCACACCGTTCGTCAGACGACAACTCTACCCTCGCACACTCTAAATTCATCTTGTGACGCGGGTTTATTTGTCAGGACTGCCTGGCGCTCAACAACCCTTCCGTCAGAAATAGGCGAACTGTCGAATGCTCAGAGAACGGTTTCTAGAAGCCGCACAGACCCTTAACGCAAGAACACAACCCAGTTCAGCGTCTGGTTTGTTTCCAGTGACGATCCTTTGTTGGGCCTATGAAAGCAGCCCGCGGCACCATACGACTCGTCCTCGGCATTTTAGGAACTCTACTGTCTGTGCTTGTTCGGTTTGATGTCCTTCTGGCGCCACACCCCGTGAATGTGGCAGCTGTCGCCGAAGCAATACAACCCACGAGCTGGAGACTGAAAAAACTAAAAAGGACGAAACGGTATCGAAATATGCGCAGCGGATaccgagggagagagagggagtcCACCAAGGgctttcctttctctctcgtaCTTACTACAGGCGCCTCGAAGTCGTCTTACCTCAACAGACCGTCGGTAATGAGCAGCGACTTCACCGCGCCGACTTCGACGGCCTTCGCAACCTGCGTGCCAGCCGAAAAAAAACCAGCACACGCTTGATGACCACGCGAGAAGCACTCCATTCTTGTGCTCAAAAAGTTCCTCCTCGCCACTCAATCTCATGCATGCAACGCCTCGCTATGCAGAGACGCGTACGCCTATTTAAACATACAaacatataaatacatataacTATGCACGCATATATCCATAAAACAGACTGTTGAACATGCGCAGGCACACAATGCTTGAGGTGTGCGTTTTGCGACCGTCGTTCGGTCGCCTCTCCACGGAACGCACATCGGCCTGATGCTGCGGTCCGCCTCCTCAAGCAGGTCGACGCATATCCTAAACAACACGGATACAAGGCTGCTGGAACTTATGATACACAGCTGGACTGGGGATCGTTGCGACGCTTGCAAGACACGTGCAGCCTGATCCAGACGGCGAACTGCCTGTCCTAAGTCAGTGCGAATGGCGACGAGCCAAGCACCGACGAGCCTCGCATCTAGACGAAAGAAGCGTCACCTGGTCAAGGCCGTAGCAGGTCAGATTGCGCGTATCGTTGCCTGAGAGCGTTTTGTTCAAAAGTTTGTAGAActcctgcagccgctgggCGTGGCGGGCGGCCTTCGTATTCTCtagaagcgccgcgacgctcgGATCGGCGAGCAGCTCCGTCAACGCCTGTCTGTATACATAAGAGGGCAAAAAGCCACATCAGCATTTCAGAAAAACTACCGAAACCAACAGAAAACCAACTCCTTCGAAACAACGGCACACATGGCGTCTGCACTCGAGGGATCGCCCCTCGAGGCGCCTTCAAGGCACAtcagggaggggggaggaggaggggtAGGGCAGAGTCTAAAGCCCAGCGAGACAGCCAAGCATTTAATTGCGGTGAAATCAGCCCGGGTCGCCTTGCACTGCAGCGCATGTGCATCAAAGACAGGCTGCAATTCTGCAGTGAGATCGCTTCCCTCCTCTGGCAACTAGAAGCGTTTGGAACAGAACCACTACAAGCGCAAGCTTTTCACCTGATCCTAGATAAGCAGGGAGCTGAGTCGATACGGTGATCAGCCGCAGATCCGCGGCACAACACGAGGGCAACTATGCAGGATGCCTGGGGGGAAGGGGTGTGTGTCTGGATCTTCCAGtctgctcgcctctgcgcgtgttGGAGACTCAGCAcgaagggcggcgagcgagttCTCACTTGTGACCAGTCGATGCGGAGGCAGTCACGAACATCTGCTTCCTGCTCACGAATTGCTTGCAGTCGCTGCAGCGGGAGGCACACCCGAAACGCAAACGAACAAGAATCGCAGAACCGTGAGCGAGGCGCAAAGCGTCTGTGCGAAGCAAAAGGCCTTGAAATGCGCCTCGAGGAGACGTCTCATACGCGGTGACGGCCGCGTAGTAGACGCACACGACACATGTGTGGGAGGATAGAGCCGCGTCCCCCCTTTGAATTTCTTTCGATCGAATTGCCTTCTGTCCACTCGCTTTCTGTCAAGCACGATGACGTGCTGATTTTCTGAACGCCGTAAACCCGAACCACGCCGCACAACCGTGTGAATGCATTCCTACACAGACAACGAGCACGATCGTTGACCCAAAGCTCCCCTGCctctgcgacagccgcggcggcgccgccctgcacCACAGCCTGAGAGCCGCGCAAGAATCgccctccctcttcttcgttcttctctcttgcgcGGACGAGGGATCTCCAGCCGAAGAttcgagaaggcgccgcacTCACCGCTTGACGGCTTCCTCGTGAAGAAAGTGAAGGAAGTCGTCCTGCATcgacagagaagacagagagaagcagagcgacgcTTTTCCGCGTGAACGCGAAACTAGAAAAGCACGAAACGCAGCCGCTCAGGCGGCAAACGGCCCTTTCTGCTTGAGGACCTCCACCGCACTCTCTGTTTCCGtctgcgcgaagaagcgcgctctgcttccacacacggagacgcgccgcaggccttctACCGGTTcaaggccgcgcgcgcacctTCATGAAGCCCGGGCCTGCGATCAAGACGCATTTGACGGCCTCAAAGTTCGTGTGCACAACGAGACTGGAGAACACGTCGCTAAAAaacctcttcttcgcctgagAACAGCACAACGCACCGCCTGTACAAAACGCTGCAGCGAAGCTGCGCAAATCTGCACCCATACGacgctggcgcccgccgtcCAGAGAAAAGgcacgcgcatgcgaggCAAGCAGGAGCAGCACAGACATACAACAGATAACagtatatgcatgtgtttTCACGCatgtatacgtgtatatgtGCAAACATATAGAGCCATATATATGGATCTACATGCGTCTGTGCGTATACTACGTATACACATGCATAGATggacatatgtatacatatacaaatatgtatatatacttTTATTTATTCATGCACCGACCCGCATCACCTCCGAGGCCCCCACGTGGACGGCCGCCGCTTCACACCCTAGAAACTCCTTCTTCGCAGTTGCTAGCTCTGCCGCGCATCTCGTTGGATTGTAATCCAATCGAGTGCTTCGGCGCAGCGTCCCGGTCAGGAACACTTCAAGTTTCGAGAGGGATGGAAAGCTTCCGCGGAAGATGTACCTTATCGTAGTTCGAGAAGGGTCCGCGCTGCTtgggcagcgcggcggcgatgcgTGCGACGGGCTTCGCGAGCGCGTTGGTCAGCAAGAAGATATGACAGAGGCCGCTCTCGATGAGCTGAACACATGCGACGCTCCATGGACTACGCGCTCAAAATCCTTTAGGCACAGCATCGTCGATCATGTGCGCAGACTCGAACGCGTGTGCACGTTTGCTATATATGCGTAAAtgcatatgcacatatacacatcTATATGTGTCtgcatatatgtgcatgGATATACGTGCGTGCTTGGATGCATGCAATTCTGTTGAATGTCTACGCTGCATGGGAGTTCCGTCTGCATTTTTGTAGACAGACAGGCAAAAAGAGCTGTCGTGGGGAGCTGCCGCGTAGTTAGAAGCGGACGCAGTCTCGAAAGACGCACACGGAGAAGCGGCAACAGgtcgcgcggcgtggaggcgaaagcggccgcagagagacaccaGAGCACTGCGCGCCCCAGTGTCAGAGTCGAAGGGTCAGAAGGGCTCTCGTTTGAATGCCACAGAACAACAGAATCACTGAAGCTAAGAGTCAGGGCTACAATTATGAGCGTGCACCAATGATCGAGGGAGTCACCACGACATGACAGACCAACATCCTGAAAGATGATAATGGAACAACAAGACTCGTGTGCG is a window encoding:
- a CDS encoding putative Pelota (encoded by transcript BESB_012470), producing the protein MRLLKQDYDRDGGGSIVCECEVADDVWTLYNLILPGDKVKCATTRKLQKESGSGMVSTEVKKIVLNVLVKKTEYEADGDLLRISGQVVEENPYVKIGVFHTLELSLHLKLTLFKECWDSIFLEKLREAVDPHRSAEVQVVLIESGLCHIFLLTNALAKPVARIAAALPKQRGPFSNYDKAKKRFFSDVFSSLVVHTNFEAVKCVLIAGPGFMKDDFLHFLHEEAVKRDCKQFVSRKQMFVTASASTGHKQALTELLADPSVAALLENTKAARHAQRLQEFYKLLNKTLSGNDTRNLTCYGLDQVAKAVEVGAVKSLLITDGLLRSSDAAERRRYVRLVEEVERGGGEALTFSDQHTSGEQLNMLSGVAAILKFPIDDYLEELEDAEAGGECDAKRES